A genome region from Nocardia sp. NBC_00565 includes the following:
- a CDS encoding alpha/beta hydrolase produces MNKPYCELPVQQGRALISAEARIFGKQHPIETVRDITIPGGVGDIPARLYRPAGIEGPSAALVYFHGGGWVLGDLATADTVSRFLAHHAALTVISIDYRLAPEHPFPAGLQDALAAFNHVATHPTDYNIDPNAVGVGGESAGGNLTAVIAQQTALAARSEPTPTPAFQLLFMPVTDLSTRHDSYGPFGDGLFLTAGDMDWYRDHYLTDPTLVKDPRVSPLLAEDVSDVAPAYVVTAGFDVLRDEGEAYARKLADAGVPVALRRQRSMVHSMINATGISSAAREALIDAAGALRLGLTSLAGRTPDQPPSQQAD; encoded by the coding sequence ATGAACAAGCCCTACTGCGAACTGCCCGTCCAACAGGGCCGCGCACTCATCTCCGCGGAAGCCAGGATCTTCGGAAAACAACATCCGATCGAAACCGTCCGCGACATCACCATCCCCGGCGGGGTCGGCGACATCCCTGCTCGCCTTTACCGCCCCGCGGGTATCGAAGGCCCGTCGGCGGCTCTGGTGTACTTCCACGGCGGCGGATGGGTACTCGGCGACCTCGCCACCGCCGATACGGTGTCCCGATTCCTCGCCCACCACGCAGCCTTGACGGTGATCTCGATCGACTACCGCCTGGCACCCGAGCACCCCTTCCCCGCGGGACTCCAGGACGCGCTCGCTGCGTTCAACCACGTCGCCACGCATCCCACCGACTACAACATCGACCCGAATGCGGTGGGAGTCGGCGGAGAAAGCGCCGGCGGTAACCTCACCGCCGTCATCGCACAGCAAACGGCCCTGGCCGCCCGTTCCGAACCGACACCCACGCCCGCATTCCAACTCCTGTTTATGCCGGTGACCGACCTGTCCACCCGTCACGACTCCTACGGGCCCTTCGGCGATGGGTTGTTCTTGACCGCGGGTGACATGGACTGGTACCGCGACCACTACCTCACCGACCCGACGTTGGTAAAAGATCCCCGTGTTTCACCCCTGCTGGCCGAAGACGTGTCCGATGTCGCACCGGCCTACGTCGTTACTGCCGGTTTCGATGTCCTGCGCGACGAAGGCGAGGCGTATGCACGCAAGCTCGCCGACGCGGGAGTACCGGTAGCGTTGCGCCGCCAGCGCAGCATGGTCCACAGCATGATCAACGCGACCGGCATTTCTTCTGCTGCCAGGGAAGCACTCATCGACGCGGCCGGAGCTCTGCGTCTAGGTCTCACCTCCCTGGCTGGTCGGACGCCTGATCAACCGCCGTCGCAACAGGCAGACTGA
- a CDS encoding NAD-dependent epimerase/dehydratase family protein, whose product MTRAKKLVIGASGFLGSHVTRRLVTDGEDVRVLLRTTSSTRGIDDLDVERHYGEIFDDTALRSAMAGCDVIYYCVVDARMWLRDPEPLYRTNVDGLRHVLDAALGAEPDKFVFTSTTGTMAVDTQRPVTENDPHNWDGGGPYIAARVAAENLVLRYAREHDLQAVAMCISTTYGPGDWAPTPHGSLIARVAAGRFPFYFDFSAEAVGIEDAARAMTRAARYGRAGQRYIISDRYLSTREVHEIAADAAGVRPPRRRLPMPLLYLAAHGNDLAARLLRRDLRFAAVGLRMAELMSPLDHSKAEYELGWIPEPVENSIRRAAHFFTQHQIHR is encoded by the coding sequence ATGACGCGGGCGAAGAAACTGGTCATCGGCGCCAGCGGGTTCCTCGGAAGCCACGTCACCCGGCGGCTGGTCACCGACGGCGAAGACGTCCGAGTGCTGCTTCGCACCACCAGTTCGACCCGAGGCATCGACGACCTCGACGTCGAACGCCACTACGGCGAAATCTTCGACGACACCGCACTACGCTCGGCGATGGCCGGATGCGACGTCATCTACTACTGCGTGGTCGACGCCCGGATGTGGCTACGCGATCCGGAACCGTTGTACCGCACCAACGTCGACGGACTGCGCCACGTCCTCGACGCCGCGCTCGGCGCCGAACCCGACAAATTCGTGTTCACCAGCACCACCGGCACGATGGCCGTTGACACCCAGCGGCCGGTCACCGAAAACGATCCCCACAACTGGGACGGCGGCGGCCCCTACATCGCCGCTCGCGTCGCCGCCGAAAACCTCGTCCTGCGCTACGCCCGAGAACACGATCTCCAAGCCGTCGCAATGTGCATCTCCACCACCTACGGCCCCGGCGACTGGGCACCCACACCCCACGGATCACTGATCGCCCGAGTCGCCGCCGGACGATTCCCCTTCTACTTCGACTTCTCCGCCGAAGCCGTCGGTATCGAAGACGCCGCGCGCGCCATGACCCGCGCCGCCCGCTACGGCCGCGCCGGACAGCGCTACATCATCTCCGACCGCTACCTCAGCACCCGCGAAGTACACGAAATCGCCGCCGACGCTGCCGGTGTCCGCCCACCACGCCGGCGACTTCCGATGCCCCTTCTGTACCTCGCCGCCCACGGCAACGACCTCGCCGCCCGCCTCTTGCGCCGCGACCTCCGCTTTGCCGCCGTCGGTCTACGCATGGCCGAATTGATGTCGCCGCTGGACCACAGCAAAGCCGAATACGAACTCGGCTGGATACCCGAACCCGTAGAGAACTCCATCCGCCGCGCCGCCCATTTCTTCACACAACACCAGATCCACCGTTAA
- a CDS encoding nuclear transport factor 2 family protein, producing the protein MVDPDTLQAINAIESLKARYFRSLDTKDWSAFGSVLADDVDVDMTPVGGVRVNGASNYVSALQHDYGTTVTVHHGHMPEIAITGVGAATGTWAVQVLLVRPDGGRLLSFGHDRDTYGIRDGRWVITGTKSTRLQSDQS; encoded by the coding sequence GTGGTGGATCCGGATACATTGCAGGCGATCAATGCGATCGAGTCGCTGAAGGCGCGTTATTTCCGCAGTCTCGACACCAAGGACTGGTCGGCATTCGGCTCCGTTCTCGCCGATGACGTCGACGTGGACATGACGCCCGTAGGTGGTGTCCGTGTCAACGGAGCGTCGAACTATGTGTCTGCGCTGCAACACGATTACGGCACCACGGTGACGGTCCATCACGGGCACATGCCCGAAATCGCGATCACCGGTGTTGGCGCGGCGACCGGAACATGGGCAGTGCAGGTGCTGCTGGTCCGGCCGGATGGCGGACGCTTGCTGTCGTTCGGACACGATCGCGATACCTATGGCATTCGCGATGGCCGGTGGGTGATTACGGGGACGAAATCGACTCGCCTGCAGTCGGACCAGTCATGA
- a CDS encoding nuclear transport factor 2 family protein, whose product MTTPDLLGTAHELSQAKARYCLALDTKDWKALADLMDPDIELDVRADDTGVPVIRERDNAIELIRTRSTR is encoded by the coding sequence ATGACCACACCGGACCTTCTCGGCACCGCACACGAACTGTCGCAGGCCAAAGCGCGCTACTGCCTTGCCCTCGACACCAAGGACTGGAAAGCCCTCGCCGACCTGATGGATCCCGATATCGAACTCGACGTGCGCGCCGACGACACCGGCGTCCCCGTCATCCGCGAACGAGACAACGCCATCGAGCTGATCCGCACGCGGAGTACCCGATGA
- a CDS encoding cytochrome P450, with protein sequence MYDPNFAADPHSAYAEMRHRYHPSLVPVDLAPHVPATLVISHATAVRILNDPEHFPSDPREWQVTVPADTPVLAMMAWFPAARYNTGAAHDRYRSASVASIDGVDTNNINALVEDIAIPLINKFCGKGAADLMADYAFGLVLEVLNRICGCPAEIGKQVATGMAARFDQRSTLTAQQGMTMIKDALMELIQLKRANPEPEKDATSRLVIHPSALDDVEVFAQLMSFYGAGFELERNLITNTLELMLRDPRYGAFGGDYGRNLSTVTALDEVLFNDPPMANFCFRYPKQPIMVDSMWLDANQPVVVSLAACNNDPAIRVAVDPGGSHIGNRAHVAFGGGPHACPAKPLAYEIAQHGIDQLFAAVPDMTPAVPVEQLEWRPGPFHRALKEFPVVFDKLPPMRVR encoded by the coding sequence ATGTACGACCCCAATTTCGCCGCCGACCCGCACAGCGCCTACGCTGAGATGCGGCACCGTTATCATCCTTCGCTGGTTCCGGTCGATCTGGCGCCGCATGTACCGGCCACTCTGGTGATAAGCCACGCGACCGCGGTGCGAATTCTCAACGATCCCGAACACTTCCCGTCGGACCCCCGAGAATGGCAGGTCACCGTTCCTGCGGATACGCCCGTCCTGGCGATGATGGCATGGTTCCCCGCAGCGCGGTACAACACCGGTGCCGCACACGATCGCTATCGAAGTGCCTCCGTCGCAAGCATCGACGGAGTCGACACGAACAACATAAACGCGCTGGTCGAGGATATCGCTATCCCGCTGATCAATAAGTTCTGTGGCAAAGGTGCAGCCGATCTGATGGCCGACTACGCATTCGGCCTGGTATTGGAGGTCCTCAACCGGATATGCGGTTGCCCGGCGGAGATCGGGAAACAGGTCGCGACCGGTATGGCGGCACGTTTCGATCAGCGTAGTACGCTCACCGCCCAGCAGGGCATGACGATGATCAAAGACGCCCTGATGGAGTTGATCCAGCTCAAGCGCGCAAACCCCGAACCGGAAAAGGACGCCACCTCGCGACTGGTGATCCACCCCAGCGCGCTCGACGATGTCGAGGTATTCGCTCAGCTGATGAGCTTTTACGGTGCCGGTTTCGAACTGGAACGTAATCTGATCACCAACACGCTGGAGTTGATGCTCCGCGATCCCCGGTACGGAGCGTTCGGCGGCGACTACGGTCGGAATTTGTCGACCGTGACCGCCCTCGACGAGGTCTTGTTCAACGACCCGCCGATGGCGAACTTCTGCTTCAGATACCCGAAACAGCCGATTATGGTCGACAGTATGTGGCTGGATGCCAACCAGCCGGTCGTTGTCAGCCTCGCTGCCTGCAACAACGACCCGGCGATCCGCGTTGCCGTCGACCCTGGCGGCAGCCACATCGGCAACCGGGCACATGTGGCGTTTGGCGGCGGACCACACGCCTGCCCAGCAAAACCCCTGGCGTACGAGATCGCGCAGCATGGCATCGATCAACTATTCGCGGCGGTGCCCGACATGACGCCAGCCGTGCCTGTAGAACAACTGGAATGGCGGCCGGGACCGTTCCACAGAGCCCTCAAGGAATTTCCGGTCGTCTTCGACAAACTGCCTCCGATGCGTGTGAGGTAG
- a CDS encoding phenolic acid decarboxylase: MLKSIVGQRLHLYLPNGWEFDPWITGAGFIEYTLTAGPHTGRHAVQKPTYRRLADNVEFLGWYEETGTVVTLVWHLDTQTVDRFAAVPRWLADGDMAASTGDNQDPVFREEMARRAAAGPDMPRHIYADHGYFELSEK, translated from the coding sequence ATGTTGAAATCTATCGTCGGACAACGCTTGCACCTGTACTTGCCCAACGGCTGGGAATTCGACCCCTGGATCACCGGTGCCGGTTTTATCGAATACACGCTGACCGCGGGTCCGCACACGGGACGCCACGCCGTCCAGAAACCTACGTACCGTCGACTGGCAGACAACGTAGAGTTCCTCGGCTGGTACGAGGAAACCGGAACCGTCGTGACCCTCGTCTGGCACCTCGACACCCAGACAGTGGACCGGTTCGCGGCGGTGCCTCGATGGTTGGCCGATGGCGATATGGCCGCAAGCACAGGTGACAATCAAGATCCGGTGTTCCGCGAGGAGATGGCGCGGCGCGCCGCAGCCGGACCAGATATGCCGCGGCACATTTACGCGGACCACGGCTACTTCGAGCTCAGCGAAAAATAA
- a CDS encoding SDR family oxidoreductase, with amino-acid sequence MPPLGLVEPHEIGAVVAFFATPAAARVTNQVITVDGGFSIT; translated from the coding sequence ATGCCACCGCTGGGGCTGGTCGAGCCCCACGAGATCGGCGCCGTCGTCGCGTTTTTCGCCACGCCGGCCGCGGCGCGGGTCACCAATCAGGTGATCACCGTCGACGGCGGATTCAGCATCACCTGA
- a CDS encoding AraC family transcriptional regulator: MVQWEIPRPPTSVSALVDLGVDLGVPTAACLAGTGLTEAALREGGTEVTARQEQSVVGNLMAATDGRDLLGLEVGSRFHLTSFGFWGFALLSSPTLGGALDVALQFLDLTYAWSHFELRRIGDEVQLVLDAPDVPEPLRRFAIERDLAVIATLQRELFADQILARRVVLAFPPADPQRYEQILGITPEFAGDETVLALDAALLDLPMPQANAHAQALAQEQCRELLERSSARTGLAGRVRDLLLARPVDPPTAERVARELMMSSRNLRERLAAERTSYRELLDEIREHLAEEMLVGGLTVAQAAERLGYQEVSSFSHAFRRWKGMGPRAYRTALLGPD, encoded by the coding sequence ATGGTTCAGTGGGAGATTCCTCGACCGCCGACCAGTGTCTCGGCGCTGGTTGACCTCGGCGTTGATCTCGGTGTGCCCACAGCTGCATGCTTGGCTGGCACCGGACTCACTGAAGCGGCGCTGCGTGAAGGCGGTACCGAGGTGACTGCGCGACAGGAACAGTCGGTGGTCGGCAACTTGATGGCAGCGACGGATGGTCGGGACCTTCTCGGGCTCGAGGTCGGCAGCCGCTTCCACCTCACGTCCTTCGGCTTCTGGGGTTTTGCACTGTTGAGCAGCCCAACGCTCGGCGGCGCGCTCGATGTCGCACTTCAGTTCCTCGACCTTACGTATGCGTGGTCCCACTTCGAGCTCCGTCGCATCGGTGACGAGGTCCAGTTGGTACTCGATGCTCCGGATGTGCCGGAGCCATTGAGGCGCTTCGCCATCGAACGTGATCTCGCGGTCATCGCCACGCTTCAACGTGAGCTCTTCGCTGACCAGATCCTGGCCCGGCGGGTGGTACTCGCATTTCCGCCCGCGGACCCGCAGCGCTACGAACAGATCCTGGGAATCACACCGGAGTTCGCCGGCGACGAGACAGTCCTTGCCCTGGATGCCGCTCTGCTCGACCTTCCGATGCCACAGGCCAACGCTCACGCCCAAGCGCTCGCGCAGGAGCAATGCCGGGAGTTGCTCGAACGCAGTAGCGCCCGCACCGGTCTAGCAGGCCGCGTGCGCGACCTGCTGCTGGCGCGACCGGTCGACCCTCCGACGGCCGAGCGCGTCGCCCGCGAATTGATGATGAGTTCCCGCAATCTGCGTGAACGCCTGGCTGCCGAGCGGACTTCCTACCGTGAGCTGCTGGACGAGATCCGGGAGCATCTCGCCGAGGAGATGCTGGTAGGAGGCCTCACGGTCGCCCAAGCCGCTGAACGGCTCGGCTATCAAGAAGTGTCGAGCTTCTCGCATGCATTTCGTCGCTGGAAGGGGATGGGACCTCGCGCGTACCGGACCGCCCTGCTGGGGCCTGACTGA
- a CDS encoding saccharopine dehydrogenase family protein — MRNYDIVIFGATGFTGRLAAEYLAEHLPAEASWAIAGRSAQKLEGVRDGLGRPDLPILVADSSDPVALAKVAASTRVLITTVGPLLKYGEELVKACAEAGTDYLDLAGEQEFLDTMFVKYRDTATASGARIVHSAGFDSVPHDLGTYFTVKYLPEDVPITVDGVVQVSAGISGGTYHTVVNYLSRLRQWRAAARARASIEGQPAGRVSQNPSARPTRRFGFWLVPFPGVDGQNVAYSGRLLDRYGPDFTYRHWIGTRHFAAAAGIIGLVSTLLVGAQIKPLRSVLLELKDPGKGPTEAARAKSTFTVTFHGTGGDRHVICRVSGGDPGYTETSKILGEAAMSLAFDDLPQTAGPVTPAAAMGDALIDRLVKAGITFELVEERPAK, encoded by the coding sequence ATGCGTAACTACGACATCGTTATCTTCGGAGCGACCGGCTTCACCGGTCGGCTCGCTGCTGAATACTTGGCTGAACATCTGCCAGCCGAGGCCAGCTGGGCCATTGCGGGCCGAAGTGCGCAGAAACTGGAAGGCGTCCGCGACGGTCTGGGTCGGCCCGACTTGCCGATCCTCGTCGCCGACTCGTCCGATCCGGTTGCACTCGCGAAGGTCGCTGCGTCTACCCGGGTCCTGATCACGACCGTAGGCCCCTTACTGAAGTACGGCGAGGAACTTGTGAAGGCCTGTGCGGAAGCCGGCACCGACTACCTCGATCTCGCAGGCGAGCAGGAGTTCCTCGACACCATGTTTGTGAAGTACCGCGACACCGCCACCGCCAGCGGCGCCCGGATCGTGCACTCGGCAGGCTTCGATTCAGTACCGCATGACCTCGGCACCTACTTCACCGTCAAGTACCTTCCTGAGGACGTGCCGATCACCGTCGACGGGGTGGTCCAGGTCTCTGCGGGTATCTCGGGCGGCACCTACCACACGGTCGTCAATTACCTTTCGCGTCTGCGCCAGTGGCGTGCCGCGGCCCGTGCCCGTGCCTCCATTGAAGGGCAGCCGGCGGGGCGCGTCTCGCAGAACCCCAGCGCACGGCCGACCCGCCGGTTCGGATTCTGGCTTGTTCCGTTTCCCGGTGTCGACGGCCAAAACGTCGCTTACTCGGGTCGGCTGCTCGACCGGTATGGACCGGACTTCACGTACCGCCACTGGATCGGAACCCGCCACTTTGCGGCTGCGGCCGGGATCATCGGCTTGGTCAGCACGTTGCTGGTCGGTGCGCAAATAAAGCCGCTGCGGTCGGTACTGCTCGAGTTGAAGGATCCGGGTAAGGGGCCGACCGAGGCGGCCCGCGCGAAGAGCACGTTCACCGTCACCTTCCACGGCACCGGTGGCGACCGACACGTGATCTGCCGAGTGTCCGGCGGCGACCCCGGCTATACCGAAACGAGCAAAATCCTCGGCGAAGCCGCCATGAGCCTTGCCTTCGATGACCTGCCGCAGACGGCCGGTCCGGTTACGCCGGCCGCTGCCATGGGCGACGCACTGATCGACCGCTTGGTCAAGGCTGGGATCACGTTTGAACTCGTCGAGGAACGACCGGCCAAGTGA
- a CDS encoding nuclear transport factor 2 family protein — MSVENHRRFLAGPGERRALRTAMALGTATMLGAVGISMANAEPPAPPGVFSATDAAADIAAVKQLKTDYFHNIDTKNWAALRELLAPDVVVDTTGSGGPILVGRDPFIAFLKLTIGSANTHHQGFDPQINLTSATTAEVGWRMEDVLIFGGTLGVHGYGNYQDRYTKVNGKWIIKYSKLTRTRLDLINPDDGTVIEADAPLEEVVAKVNELLGL, encoded by the coding sequence ATGTCCGTAGAAAATCATCGTCGGTTCCTGGCCGGACCGGGCGAGCGACGCGCACTGCGCACCGCTATGGCGTTGGGCACGGCGACAATGCTTGGTGCCGTCGGCATCTCGATGGCCAACGCCGAGCCGCCGGCGCCCCCGGGCGTCTTCTCGGCGACCGACGCGGCCGCTGATATCGCAGCGGTCAAGCAGCTCAAGACGGACTACTTCCACAACATCGATACGAAAAACTGGGCCGCCCTGCGCGAACTCCTCGCTCCCGACGTCGTCGTGGACACCACGGGCAGCGGCGGCCCCATCCTTGTCGGCAGGGATCCTTTCATCGCCTTCCTGAAGCTCACGATCGGTAGCGCCAATACGCACCATCAGGGCTTCGACCCGCAGATCAACCTGACGTCCGCGACGACTGCCGAAGTCGGGTGGAGGATGGAGGATGTGCTTATCTTCGGCGGGACTCTCGGGGTGCACGGCTATGGCAACTACCAGGATCGCTACACAAAGGTCAACGGTAAGTGGATTATCAAGTACTCCAAGCTCACCCGCACCCGCCTGGATCTGATCAACCCCGACGACGGCACCGTGATCGAGGCGGACGCTCCACTCGAGGAAGTCGTTGCGAAGGTCAATGAGCTCCTTGGGCTGTAG
- a CDS encoding class I SAM-dependent methyltransferase — MDAPAATMTGATTLQVVILGAGLDTTAYRHGGTHARIFEVDHPDTQEWKRDRLARAEIAIPASLTFAPIVECSSCAWCGLRLVSALRFDDRSGDIAYGTWVLGLVRMNGQRSLMCCSSPAVGGDVRMARRAVGLGRCWSSQPTRLNVYWWGG; from the coding sequence GTGGACGCGCCTGCTGCCACCATGACCGGCGCGACCACCTTGCAGGTAGTGATCCTCGGCGCGGGACTGGACACCACCGCCTACCGCCATGGCGGCACCCACGCGCGGATATTCGAGGTCGACCACCCCGACACCCAGGAGTGGAAGCGGGATCGACTGGCCAGGGCTGAGATCGCGATACCAGCGTCGCTGACCTTCGCGCCCATCGTCGAGTGTAGTAGCTGCGCCTGGTGTGGACTGCGCTTGGTGTCAGCCTTGCGGTTTGATGACCGTTCGGGTGATATCGCCTACGGGACATGGGTTCTCGGATTGGTGCGAATGAATGGCCAGCGCTCGTTGATGTGCTGTAGCAGTCCGGCTGTCGGCGGGGATGTGCGAATGGCAAGGCGCGCAGTCGGGCTCGGGAGATGCTGGTCATCGCAGCCGACGCGTCTGAACGTCTACTGGTGGGGTGGCTGA
- a CDS encoding flavin-containing monooxygenase: MTDTTDVTGGRVCIVGAGPAGLSAARALKRLGIPYDQYERHSDVGGIWDLDNPGTPMYKSAHFISSRGTSGFFDFPMPDTYADYPSNRDILRYTRGFAAAYGLRDAIRFNCAVQHVEQVGDIWSVTLPDGTVKQYRAVICATGVTWAPRSPEHPGTFKGEIRHSSTYRDPEEFRGKRVLVVGLGNSGADIACDAAANADTAFVSVRRGYHVIPKHIFGIPSDEFGNRGPDLPVKLERPLMQTLLRMIQGDLTKYGLPKPDHKLFESHPLLNSQLLHYLQHGSSTWKPSWACGCSTA, from the coding sequence ATGACCGACACCACCGATGTCACTGGCGGGCGTGTTTGTATCGTGGGGGCCGGGCCGGCCGGACTGTCGGCGGCCCGTGCCCTGAAACGGCTGGGCATCCCCTATGACCAGTACGAGCGGCACTCCGACGTCGGCGGAATCTGGGATCTCGATAATCCGGGAACCCCGATGTACAAGTCGGCCCACTTCATTTCGTCTCGCGGTACCTCTGGCTTCTTCGACTTCCCGATGCCCGACACTTACGCGGACTATCCGAGCAACCGCGATATTCTCCGGTACACAAGGGGTTTCGCCGCAGCCTACGGTCTACGTGATGCGATCCGGTTCAACTGTGCGGTTCAGCATGTCGAACAGGTCGGCGATATCTGGAGCGTCACTTTGCCCGACGGCACCGTCAAGCAATACCGCGCCGTCATTTGCGCCACCGGCGTCACCTGGGCCCCGCGCAGCCCGGAGCACCCAGGCACCTTCAAGGGTGAGATTCGGCATTCCTCGACCTATCGGGATCCCGAGGAGTTCCGCGGTAAGCGTGTGCTCGTCGTCGGCCTAGGCAACTCGGGTGCCGACATCGCCTGCGACGCGGCCGCCAATGCCGACACCGCGTTCGTCAGTGTGCGCCGGGGTTATCACGTAATCCCCAAGCACATCTTCGGGATTCCCTCCGACGAGTTCGGTAACCGCGGCCCGGACCTGCCTGTCAAGCTCGAGCGGCCGCTGATGCAAACGTTGTTGCGCATGATCCAGGGCGATCTCACCAAGTACGGCCTGCCGAAGCCGGATCACAAACTGTTCGAATCACATCCGCTACTGAACAGCCAACTCCTGCACTACCTGCAGCACGGCAGCTCCACCTGGAAGCCCAGCTGGGCCTGCGGCTGCTCAACCGCATGA
- a CDS encoding nuclear transport factor 2 family protein, which translates to MTYSRRTFMIGTGAAAFGLAGAVSARVSADPGDAAALDPATAVAAVYAIKQVKARYFRAVDTKDWDLLKQQVTPDVVIDTTGSAGIITVGDDAFIAYLRLTIGSATTVHQGHMPEIEVQTASTATGVWALQDLLIWPGNVRVLGFGHYHETYVRDGDHWRIKSNKLTRLYLDPIAEQKLFGV; encoded by the coding sequence ATGACCTACTCGCGGCGAACCTTCATGATCGGGACCGGGGCGGCCGCCTTCGGTCTGGCTGGAGCGGTGTCGGCACGTGTATCCGCAGACCCGGGTGACGCGGCGGCGCTGGACCCTGCGACTGCGGTAGCGGCTGTCTATGCGATCAAGCAGGTCAAGGCGCGCTATTTCCGGGCGGTAGATACCAAGGACTGGGATCTACTCAAGCAACAAGTAACGCCCGACGTCGTGATCGACACGACAGGCTCGGCCGGCATCATCACAGTCGGCGATGATGCCTTCATCGCCTATCTCAGGCTCACCATCGGTTCCGCTACGACCGTCCATCAGGGGCACATGCCCGAAATCGAGGTGCAGACAGCGAGCACCGCGACCGGGGTGTGGGCATTGCAGGATCTGCTGATCTGGCCCGGCAACGTGCGAGTGCTCGGATTCGGGCACTATCACGAAACCTACGTACGCGATGGTGACCACTGGCGCATCAAGAGCAACAAACTTACTCGGCTCTATCTCGACCCGATCGCAGAGCAGAAATTGTTCGGCGTGTGA
- a CDS encoding RNA polymerase sigma factor: protein MDPGLDADQRRESFEHLAAEVVEPLRRYLARRTDPTTAEDVLADVLLVLWRRLNAVPAEALPYAYGVAHNCLANAQRSARRQQRVAARIAAIDPPAASLAQDEDPDERVTAALETLRPAEAELLRLWAWEDLGPTEIATVLDITVNAATIRLHRAKKKLEDAIRKVPGGTGHEQADEGRRP, encoded by the coding sequence ATGGATCCCGGCCTGGATGCTGACCAGCGCCGCGAGAGTTTCGAGCACCTCGCAGCCGAGGTCGTCGAGCCGCTGCGCCGCTACCTCGCCCGGCGTACGGATCCGACCACGGCCGAGGACGTGCTCGCCGATGTACTGCTCGTGCTGTGGCGCCGGTTGAACGCGGTGCCGGCCGAGGCACTGCCCTACGCCTACGGCGTCGCCCACAACTGTCTGGCGAACGCACAGCGCAGCGCGCGTCGCCAGCAGCGGGTGGCGGCCCGGATCGCGGCGATCGATCCTCCTGCAGCATCGCTCGCGCAGGACGAAGACCCCGACGAGCGGGTGACGGCAGCCTTGGAAACACTCCGCCCGGCCGAGGCCGAGCTTCTGCGGCTCTGGGCCTGGGAGGACCTGGGTCCGACCGAGATAGCCACGGTCCTCGACATCACCGTGAACGCTGCGACGATCCGGCTCCACCGGGCAAAGAAAAAACTCGAGGACGCGATCCGAAAGGTTCCAGGCGGCACCGGACATGAGCAAGCAGATGAAGGGAGAAGGCCATGA
- a CDS encoding VOC family protein — protein MAQALRSAVKRRGDEVHFARYLSGADRSGWRDTPIARADPAAAMFHSSGSVAARALHAEAANPSARDIYRRLRLPDSDIRILLQATADDKASKERLHTDIETNDVEAEVHRLEALGAGRKTPLRQDHALRDVAENREVGDVTTLADSTVIDLVKRGASLSIDN, from the coding sequence GTGGCGCAAGCACTCAGGTCCGCCGTGAAGCGGCGCGGTGACGAGGTTCACTTCGCGAGATACCTCTCCGGTGCTGACCGATCCGGCTGGCGGGACACACCGATCGCACGGGCTGATCCTGCGGCAGCCATGTTCCATTCTTCAGGATCGGTTGCCGCGCGGGCACTTCATGCAGAAGCTGCAAACCCCAGCGCCCGCGATATCTACCGGCGTCTGCGTCTGCCCGATTCCGATATTCGGATTCTGCTGCAAGCGACCGCCGACGACAAAGCCTCGAAGGAACGGTTGCACACCGATATCGAGACGAACGACGTGGAAGCCGAGGTGCATCGCCTCGAGGCGCTAGGAGCCGGCCGGAAGACCCCGCTCAGGCAAGATCATGCGCTGCGCGACGTCGCCGAGAACCGCGAGGTCGGCGACGTCACCACACTTGCCGACTCGACAGTGATAGATCTGGTCAAACGGGGTGCTTCGCTGTCAATTGACAACTGA